The sequence TTCTTCCATGACATTCTATGACCGTGGAGAAATGTTGAAAAAAGTAGCCCTTTATCTATTAGAAAGAAAGAAAAAATATTACGAATTATCTTATAAAACAGGAGCCACTCACATTGATTCATGGGTGGATATTGAAGGAGGTTTCGGAACATTCTTTACCTATTCAGGATTAGCAAAAAGAATGCTGCCTAACACTTCATTCTGGGTTGACGGTGATACTCAGAAAATTTCGGCTAACGGAACTTTTTTAGGTACTCATATTTTAACACCGAGTGAAGGGGTTTCTGTACAGATCAACGCTTATAACTTTCCTGTTTGGGGAATGTTGGAAAAATTATCCACATCATTGTTAGCAGGGGTACCATCTATTGTTAAGCCATCACCCTTCGGATCTTATCTTACGAATGCCGTATTCCAGGATATGATTGAAAGTGGAGTATTACCTGAAGGAGCAGTACAATTGGTATGTGGAGAACCTGGAAATATCCTTGATTATGTTCAGGATGGAGATTCTGTATTGTTTACAGGTTCAGCCACTACGGGAAGAAAACTGAAATCACTTCCATCTGTTGCAGGAAATGCTGTTCGTTTCAATATGGAAGCAGATTCTCTAAATTGTTCTATCCTTGGATTGGAAGCAAAACCAGGAACTCCGGAATTTGATTTATTTGTTAAAGAAGTTCGAAACGAGATGACCACAAAAGCAGGTCAGAAATGTACGGCAATCAGAAGAATTATTGTTCCTGAGCATTTGATTGGTGATGTTCAGAACGCTCTATCCAAAGCTTTAGATCAAACCAAGATCGGAAACCCATTAAGCAGAGAAACCAAAATGGGATCTTTGGTGGGAAGACAGCAATACGAAGAAGTTTTAAGAAAAGTAAATATTTTAAAATCAGAAACGGAACTTGTTTACGACGGGAAACATGAGCTTGTAGATGCCAGTTATGAAAATGGAGCATTTATGAGTCCCAAGTTATTCCTGAATGATAAGCCTTTCGAAAAAAATATCTCTCACGATGTAGAAGCTTTCGGGCCGGTATCTACATTAATGCCTTATAAAGATGCTGAAGAAGCAGCTGCTCTGGCAAAAAGAGGAAAGGGAAGTTTAGTTGGATCTATCGTGTCTCATGATGAAAACTTTATTGCAGAAACATCATGGAAAATGGCTTCTCAGCATGGAAGAATCTTTGTACTGAACAGAGATAACGCGAAAGAAAGCACAGGTCACGGTTCACCGCTTCCAACATTAATGCACGGAGGACCAGGTAGAGCAGG is a genomic window of Chryseobacterium nakagawai containing:
- the paaZ gene encoding phenylacetic acid degradation bifunctional protein PaaZ — encoded protein: MEKLKNYIYGEWVEGTGAGIPLYNAVTGEQVAVSDTEGLNFEQALDYGRTIGYKNLSSMTFYDRGEMLKKVALYLLERKKKYYELSYKTGATHIDSWVDIEGGFGTFFTYSGLAKRMLPNTSFWVDGDTQKISANGTFLGTHILTPSEGVSVQINAYNFPVWGMLEKLSTSLLAGVPSIVKPSPFGSYLTNAVFQDMIESGVLPEGAVQLVCGEPGNILDYVQDGDSVLFTGSATTGRKLKSLPSVAGNAVRFNMEADSLNCSILGLEAKPGTPEFDLFVKEVRNEMTTKAGQKCTAIRRIIVPEHLIGDVQNALSKALDQTKIGNPLSRETKMGSLVGRQQYEEVLRKVNILKSETELVYDGKHELVDASYENGAFMSPKLFLNDKPFEKNISHDVEAFGPVSTLMPYKDAEEAAALAKRGKGSLVGSIVSHDENFIAETSWKMASQHGRIFVLNRDNAKESTGHGSPLPTLMHGGPGRAGGGEEMGGLSGLHFFLQKTAIQGSPDVLKAITKIYQQGAEKKFSDKHPFQKYFEEVEVGDSLETAGRTVTDADIVNFSNVSWDHFYAHTDATSLTGTIFDKTVAHGYFILSAAAGLFVSGKKGPVIANYGLEDCSFFKPVYAGDTITVYLTAKEKINRGVKGRNIPSGVVKWLVEVINQRDEVVCVATILTLVAKQSPFIDLNVKNVQKILGGLTESTPALWGKMSSQQMIEHLENALLVSFGEPEADQCFTPEEHLEKWQDSLYNHRAMPKEFTAPFLPKDGSLPEATHKNLDAAKTSFMDNLKKFVIYYKENPQAEHMNYVFGKLNKEMWELMHRKHFTHHFQQFGLI